In Prochlorococcus marinus XMU1404, the sequence GCATTCAGATTACTTAATGTACCTCCGCTAGCAGCGATACCTCCTGAGAAATCATCAAACCCTATTTTCTTTGCAAACCATTTACATAATGATTCCTCAAGCAAAGTTACACTTGGTGATAACTCGTAAGCGAGAAGATTATTATTTAAACCAGCAGCAATTAAATCTCCTAAAATAGAGAAAATTAAAGGGGGAGGGTCCAGGTGAGCTAGTGACCCAGGATGAACGGGATTAAATGAATTATTCAAAAGAGATTCAATCTCAGAAAACAAATCCTCTTCAGAGTTACCATCTTCCGCAGGCATAATGCACTTGAAACTCTGATCAAAAGGTAAAGGACCATTTTTATCAGCTTTAGAGAACCAGTCACAAAGAATTTGACTTGCTCTATTTAAAAGAGTAATCAATTTGTCATTAGTCCCTAAATATGAGGGGAAATAAATACTTTTATTATTAATTAAATCTTCAGCCATCAGATAAAATATCTATTAATAATTCTATTCTCAATATTGGCAAATGAGATATATTTTTGAAAATGAAAATAGTAATAAAGATCAAAACAAAAAAACAAATAATTCAAAATACACTTTGTGGATGAATTCGATATTAAGAAGATCCAAAGAAATTGGAAAAGTTGAGCTACCAATCTGTTCAATAATATTAGATGAGAGAGGAAGATGTATCGGGAGAGGGGTTAACAGGAGGAATATAAATAAAGACCCATTAGGTCATGCTGAGATAATGGCACTTAGGCAGGCATCTCTAATAAAAAATGATTGGAGATTTAATGAATGTACCATTATCACAAATTTAGAACCTTGTACTATGTGTTCCTCTGCTCTTATTCAAGCGCGGATGGGTAAAGTCATTTTCGGGGCTTACGATAAGAAAAGAGGTGGATTGGGTGGGTCAATTGACCTATCAAAACATGAAAGTGCTCATCACAAAATGGAAATAATTGGAGGTATCCTAGAAGATGAATGCAGTCAAATTTTACAGATTTGGTTCAAAAAGTTGAGGACTCAAAAATAGAAAATTTCTTTAGCTCAGTATCAAATATGTTTAATAATCTATCAACATTCTCCTCACAGGAATTAAAACCCATTAGCCCTACACGCCAAACCTTTCCGGATAATTCTCCAAGTCCATTTCCTATTTCAATTCCAAAATTTCTTAAGAGATGATTTCTAAAACCATCTCCATCAACTGCTGGAGGTATTTTAACTGTGGTTAAAGTGGGCAATCTATAATCCTCTGATACATGTAATTCCATTCCAAGACTTTCTAAACCATTCCACAGTTTCTTTGAATTAGTATTATGTCTATTCCAAACATTTTCTAAACCCTCATTCGCAATTAATCGTAAACCTTCACGAATAGCAAAATTCATATTTACAGGCGCAGTATGATGGTAAACACGATCAGAACCCCAATATTTATTTAATAGGGATAAATCTAAATACCAGTTAGGTACTTTTGTTTTTCTTGAACTTAGTTTTTCTTCAGCTCTTTTATTCATTGTAAAAGGGCTTAATCCTGGGGGACAACTTAATCCCTTTTGACTACAACTGTAGGCTAGATCAATTTTCCATTCATCTATCAATAATTCCAAAGCGCCAAGTGAAGTAACTGCATCAACTAAAAACAAGCAGTTATTTTTTCTACATACATCACCAATACCATCAAGAGGTTGTAAAACACCACTTGATGTTTCAGCATGGACAATAGCAAAAATAGCTGGTTTTTTGGTCTCTATTTCATACTTAATTTCATCATAAGTAAAAGCCTCTCCCCATGGTTTTTCAATAACGGAAACTTGAGCTTTATATCTAGTTGCCATATCAACTAATCTATCTCCAAAATATCCTTTTTTAGCAATAAGAATTTTTTCGCCTTCTTCAATAAAATTAGCTATTGAAGCTTCCATTGCTGCGCTACCAGTGCCACTCATTGGGAGTGTAAGACGATTATTGCACTGCCAGGTATACCTTAAAAGTTGTTGTACATCAGACATCAATGAGATATATGCTTCATCTAAATGACCAATAGGATTCAAAGAAAGAGCGCTTAAGACTTCTGGATGTGCATTTGAAGGTCCAGGTCCTAATAAAAGTCTGGAGGGAACATAAGTCTTTGAAAAATGAGATAAATTCTCTTTATTTAAAGCTGGAATAAGTTTTGCTTCTGTCAAAGCATTACATTTAATTACTTTTAAATTAAACTAATATCGTCGCTTAAGCGATATTTTTTTATAGAAATTAATTCAATTTAAATAATTAAGTAAATAATTATTAAAGTTATGACTTGAAACACTGAAAGAAGGCATCTAGTGTTGAAAAAAGTTACGTTTGATACATAAATAAGAACCATCAAGTTATTAATTTCATAGAAGGTATCTCAAAAGTTATGTCTAAGTCTCCACAAGATGTTTTAAGTCAAATTAAGGACGAAGGAATTGAACTCATCGATTTAAAATTCACAGACATCCATGGTAAATGGCAACATTTAACTCTTACATCAGACATGATAGAAGAGGAATCATTTACAGAAGGTCTAGCATTTGATGGTTCATCAATAAGAGGTTGGAAAGCAATTAATGCCTCCGATATGTCGATGGTCCCTGATGCAAGTA encodes:
- a CDS encoding pyridoxal-phosphate-dependent aminotransferase family protein, producing the protein MTEAKLIPALNKENLSHFSKTYVPSRLLLGPGPSNAHPEVLSALSLNPIGHLDEAYISLMSDVQQLLRYTWQCNNRLTLPMSGTGSAAMEASIANFIEEGEKILIAKKGYFGDRLVDMATRYKAQVSVIEKPWGEAFTYDEIKYEIETKKPAIFAIVHAETSSGVLQPLDGIGDVCRKNNCLFLVDAVTSLGALELLIDEWKIDLAYSCSQKGLSCPPGLSPFTMNKRAEEKLSSRKTKVPNWYLDLSLLNKYWGSDRVYHHTAPVNMNFAIREGLRLIANEGLENVWNRHNTNSKKLWNGLESLGMELHVSEDYRLPTLTTVKIPPAVDGDGFRNHLLRNFGIEIGNGLGELSGKVWRVGLMGFNSCEENVDRLLNIFDTELKKFSIFESSTF
- a CDS encoding nucleoside deaminase, whose product is MRYIFENENSNKDQNKKTNNSKYTLWMNSILRRSKEIGKVELPICSIILDERGRCIGRGVNRRNINKDPLGHAEIMALRQASLIKNDWRFNECTIITNLEPCTMCSSALIQARMGKVIFGAYDKKRGGLGGSIDLSKHESAHHKMEIIGGILEDECSQILQIWFKKLRTQK